atgtcttggccccatgcaaagcgcatttataatccaatttcactgaaattcgacacagtgacttatgttaggtttttcaacatccgtgtcgcatttggtacaaatcggaacatatttcgatattgctgctatggggcataaagttttttttcaccggatttttaagAAAGCGTGGCCCTatcgaacttaacacctttttacttgttatttattaaaTCATATCCCGAATCAACATATTGTAAAGTCACTCAAGTTTCTTTGCCATTTAGACTTCTTTCAATTGAACATGAACATGACATTTATTTCCCCAAAGCTTATTGAATACACTGCCATTTTAAACTTTCATTGatggtttcgtttttttttctctcctcCATTTCTGTTTTTACATTTGTGGCACAGGTTGAActaaatcgggctatattgaaaaatgttggcaagCGTATGTTCAGCAAACATCCACATCCATTAGTTGCCACTCcagagcaacagcagcagcagcaatggGAAGAAATGTTGAGTGCACACCAAGCGCAAACACAGCTGAATGATGCTGGCCACATGCAACGAGAATTGATGCCCACCATGCTACCCTACGATTTGGATTTAATACCCTCAGCATTAATTTTTGATTATCTGCAACAACGACGACCTTGGTTGACACAGGAAAGGACGGCAATGTTGTTCGACAACTACGACAACATAGATGTCGATAATGCTGATGAGAATGACGATGTCAATGGGGCAGGAGCCGATGATGGGGACATGGACATGGATGTGGTTAGTGAAGTTAAGCGCTCGTTGCAACAACCCATGGTGGGGGACGGTGCAACGGTGGGAGCAAGTGAGGGACCCCATGAAACCACATTGAAAAAACCAATCAATCGCAGTGGTCACGAGGGTGGTTCCAGCAGCTTTGGGGCCAAAAGTCTTCTCTATTCTCTGAAGCATCAGCACAAAACGTTCAATAACGATTTCAAATTAAATGATTTAGCGACTCTGGGTTTGGGTGAGGACTcaaatgctgctgctgctaacaccaacagcaacaatagcaacgacaacaacaacaacaaaaatggcaTAAATGATGACAATCAGGTTCAGCGTTATTTGTATCATTTGCATAAAAACCATCTAACGAGAAAGTAAACGATTCAACTCCCCCACCCTCTTTCCACAGCTCCGATAAAATCCAGTCCGCACTAAAAGCCAAAACCAAACCAATCCACCCCGTTAACAGAGCTTCTTCAATCTTCCAACGTCTCGCTTTATTCTTTGTTATTGTCCTTGCAAATAATTCAAAACACGAACGTTTTCCAAGAACTTAAAAAGAACAGTTAAAATGaacattaaaaattatatatacacccacaaacacacacacacacacacacacacacacacacgaataCAATCTAAAGaacgaaaaatacccaaaatcacCTTAGAAAATCACAAAGGCAAAAGGAACAAAAAACGATCCCCACAACTTTATCCCCTCCAAGAAATGTTATAAGGCTTAAACGAATATTGATTataaataattatatataaatatattacctatatatatatacatacatacttacaCACACATATAAATAAACATACAAGTGTAcccaatcacacacacacaaaacaaaaccaaacaaaaccaCCCATACAAAAGCAAAATACTCTATACATGTATGTAAACAATATACATAAAGAAAAACCTTTTGAGTGTAAACGTTATTATAGAATAGTCCTGGCTTAATGTGTTAAACAAAACCGAACAAAACAGAGGATGAACCCCTATGAACATAAACATAAAAATGCgaacaaaacaaattaaaaattagttGACAAAACGCATAGCAAATAAGTACCTAACCTACAacagaagttaaaaaaaaacgaatattaataaacattataaaaacaaagaaagaaaactcctcccccacccccaagaaaaaaaaaaccaagaaaatggtaatgtatgaaatatttgttttgtttagttttaataatttaataccATAACGAACTGTAAATCTAAAAGTCTAAATGTTTATTtatcaataaaatatttcaaatgtaaactttaatggcaatttttattgttaattttaattatacgaaatttgaaaaaaagttctAGTAACATCATAAACATTTGGAAAAATCACTCCAACTCTTAATGTAGGGTATTCTTAAGCTAACAAGGCATACACTTTGAAGCTAAAGTCTAGAAGCTACTAGGTTGGAAGAAAAGAATCCAGGGAAAGGTCTTTTGGGGTTTTCTCTGTATCCTTCTTCTATGTTGAGTGGAAGTTTATTTAGTTAGCTGCTGTATAAGACCAATGACCATTAGTCTTATACATGCCCCTCTTGCaccttgaaaacaaaaaattaagccTGCTTCGATAATCAGCTTTTAGTTCAGCAGGATGTCTCATCCAGCCCATCTTATTGTGGGGCACCTGAGGATGTATCGTGAGGCCACCATAACTCACAAGATGTAGGAGACTTGATATGAATACAGGTTAGAACTTTAATGTCAAGCATCTTCATACTACATGCTGGACGGCAGGTAGTAGAATGAAAAAATATGTGGAAATACATCTGCCATAtttgaacggataaagatatctACATGAAGTTGttcatggttatagctgaggtgcgAACCTGCTTATatgcaaaccagtaaggaaaggcaaaagtcgggcggtgccgactttataataccctacacctaccctttaaatacaaaagagggcctatgtctaattctgaaccaattttgatggacctcggcggatgtattcagataggttattaaaatgactgtatcaaatttcgcgCAAAGCAAacatgttcaaaatgtaataacaaatgcaaattttgcccatgaacattccactaaggaacaggggcaaacttctcacaaatcaatgagtgcagtccgattcaagttttaagctcaatgataaggggcctcctttttaaagccgagtccgaacggcgtgtcgcagtgcgacacctctttagagagaagttttacatggcattgtacctcacaaatgttgccagcattaggaggggaaaaccaccgctgaaagttttttctgatggtctcgccagtatatgtaataactacggttgagaaatgacgggagatgggagctatatctaaatctgaaccgatttctatcaaactttatggataatGTGGAattcgttgaggaaagcgttgtacaaaattttggaaaaattggtcaataaatgcgcttgcattgggtttaggagtgaaaatcgaacgaacatatatatgggagttatgtccaaatctgaacagatttctatgaaattcaccagtaatatcgagagtcataagaaaatccttcctgtaaaatttcgaaagaatcagttgacaaatgaccattttattgctgtattactgcaaatcggacgaacatatatatggaagctatatccaaatctgaaccgatttctataaaattcactagTAAAATTAAGGGttatgagaaaatccttcctaccaagtttcgagagaatcggttgacaaatgacaattttattgcattattactgcaattcggacgaacatatatatggaagctatatccaaatcagaaccgatttctataaaattcactagTAAAATTAAGGGttatgagaaaatccttcctaccaaatttcaagagaatcggtcaacaaatgaccattttattgctgtattactgcaaattggacgaacatatatatggaagctatatccaaatctgaaccgatttctatgaaattcaacagtaatattgagagtcataagaaaattcttcttgccaagtttcgagagaatcggttgacaaatgacaattttattgcattattactgcaaatcggaggaacatatatatggaagctaaatccaaatctgaaccgatttctatgaaattaaacagtaatattgagagtcataagaaaaaccttcctaccaaatttcaagagaatcggtcaacaaatgaccattttattgcattattactgcaaatcggacgaacatatatatgggagctatatctaaatctgaaccgattttttccaatttcaattggctttgtctctaggttgaaaaacatgtccataccaaatttgaaggcgatcggatgaaaattgcgacct
This Stomoxys calcitrans chromosome 2, idStoCalc2.1, whole genome shotgun sequence DNA region includes the following protein-coding sequences:
- the LOC106089712 gene encoding putative uncharacterized protein DDB_G0274435, which translates into the protein MKATTWLCPVLTLLCATKLVYTAQRGSYGSYHPSVEGLDSSAIQNDYFLLKRNKPSLSIVNPLDVLRQRLLLEIARRQMKENTRQVELNRAILKNVGKRMFSKHPHPLVATPEQQQQQQWEEMLSAHQAQTQLNDAGHMQRELMPTMLPYDLDLIPSALIFDYLQQRRPWLTQERTAMLFDNYDNIDVDNADENDDVNGAGADDGDMDMDVVSEVKRSLQQPMVGDGATVGASEGPHETTLKKPINRSGHEGGSSSFGAKSLLYSLKHQHKTFNNDFKLNDLATLGLGEDSNAAAANTNSNNSNDNNNNKNGINDDNQVQRYLYHLHKNHLTRK